One Thermoanaerobacter pseudethanolicus ATCC 33223 DNA window includes the following coding sequences:
- a CDS encoding ABC transporter permease, protein MRELFLVMKNTVKLFFRRKGNIILLISGIIIPLFFLLFTYGGSGQLRIGVVNRDKSQISTDLINSLEKTDKFKVVFLKENEINDKVSKGEVDSAIVIPQRFEEEILKGNPKDVEIVSIKGEETTLFLKSYLDRKINVLYNLSKASEGNKENFYKMYDLYKNSPFSLKTYIVEDIGKTAVATTRSLGFFIMFLMFSTFNISNFILVEKRDKTFYRIFASPLKPRTYLVSNFFVNLILTVFQIAFILALITFILNLGFTKATFDVFLVLVSFGITSIGLSSMIVAFSPSTSYSNTLSTLIITPTCMLGGAFWPLYLMPEALQKLSDFIPQKWAIDAIEKIQMGGSLSDVYMNIIILLAFALTFILLGIYKIKTSEKMGDFI, encoded by the coding sequence GTGAGAGAGCTATTTTTGGTTATGAAGAATACAGTAAAGTTGTTTTTTAGAAGGAAAGGGAATATTATTTTATTGATTTCTGGTATTATAATTCCACTTTTCTTTTTGCTTTTTACCTATGGTGGCAGCGGGCAACTTAGAATAGGTGTTGTAAATAGAGATAAAAGTCAGATTTCAACAGATTTAATTAATTCATTGGAAAAAACGGATAAATTCAAGGTTGTTTTTCTGAAAGAAAATGAGATAAATGATAAAGTATCGAAAGGAGAAGTTGACAGCGCTATAGTGATTCCTCAAAGATTTGAAGAAGAAATTTTGAAGGGAAATCCAAAGGATGTAGAGATTGTATCAATAAAAGGGGAAGAAACCACCTTATTTTTGAAAAGTTATCTTGACCGCAAGATAAATGTTCTTTACAATTTAAGCAAGGCATCTGAAGGAAATAAAGAAAATTTTTATAAGATGTACGACCTTTATAAGAACAGTCCTTTTAGCTTGAAAACATATATTGTTGAAGATATAGGGAAGACGGCAGTGGCAACAACAAGAAGTTTAGGATTTTTTATAATGTTTTTGATGTTTAGCACTTTTAATATTTCTAATTTTATACTTGTGGAGAAAAGAGATAAAACTTTTTACAGAATTTTTGCTTCTCCTTTAAAGCCAAGAACTTATTTAGTGAGCAATTTTTTTGTAAATTTAATTTTGACAGTTTTTCAGATAGCTTTTATACTTGCGTTGATTACCTTTATATTAAACTTAGGCTTCACAAAAGCGACATTTGATGTTTTTTTAGTACTGGTTTCTTTTGGAATAACATCTATTGGTTTAAGTTCAATGATAGTTGCTTTTTCACCCTCTACAAGTTATTCTAATACCTTGTCTACTTTAATTATTACACCTACTTGTATGTTAGGGGGAGCTTTCTGGCCATTATATTTAATGCCTGAAGCACTTCAAAAGCTTTCTGATTTTATACCACAGAAATGGGCAATAGACGCTATAGAAAAAATTCAAATGGGTGGTAGTTTAAGCGATGTTTATATGAATATAATCATACTGTTGGCTTTTGCGTTAACCTTTATCCTGTTAGGAATATATAAAATTAAAACTTCTGAAAAAATGGGAGATTTTATCTAA
- a CDS encoding MBL fold metallo-hydrolase codes for MNIKWLGHACFKLTSEKGTVIVTDPFDESVGYPMPNVKADIVTSSHSHFDHNYFKAVKGNFDIVDTVGEHNIKGINIKGVNTFHDDEHGAKRGKNIVFVFDIDGIRVCHMGDLGHVLTEKQVEEIGPVDVLLIPVGGYYTIDAKQAVEVMNQLKPKITIPMHYKTEFINFPIDTVDNFLDMTGGKKILSTEMDVKKEDLEGEPRVVALNYQYSV; via the coding sequence ATGAATATAAAATGGTTGGGACATGCCTGTTTTAAGTTGACATCCGAGAAGGGTACGGTCATTGTCACAGACCCTTTTGATGAATCAGTTGGGTACCCTATGCCAAATGTGAAGGCAGACATTGTGACATCTTCTCATTCCCATTTTGACCACAATTATTTTAAGGCGGTAAAGGGAAACTTTGATATTGTTGACACAGTAGGAGAACATAATATAAAAGGTATCAACATAAAAGGTGTAAATACATTTCACGATGACGAGCATGGTGCAAAAAGAGGTAAAAATATAGTTTTTGTCTTTGATATTGATGGAATCAGAGTCTGTCACATGGGAGATTTGGGACATGTTTTAACAGAAAAGCAAGTTGAAGAAATAGGACCAGTTGATGTTCTACTCATTCCTGTTGGAGGCTATTATACAATTGATGCAAAACAAGCGGTAGAAGTGATGAACCAGTTAAAGCCTAAAATAACCATACCAATGCACTATAAAACGGAGTTTATTAATTTCCCTATTGATACTGTGGATAACTTTTTGGATATGACAGGTGGCAAAAAGATTTTATCCACAGAAATGGATGTAAAGAAAGAAGATTTAGAAGGGGAACCAAGAGTAGTTGCTTTAAATTATCAGTATTCTGTATAA
- a CDS encoding MutS-related protein, whose amino-acid sequence MFNNEMVLEILYVILIGGGLILGFEVNTLFFLLLFVAIILIFIINNYKKTAKIKEIKEKIEEQWGKEHVEKRNFEFIKKLYDILLLDSRNSSNIDDITWRDLDMDFVFGKLDHTMSNPGQQYLYNLLRNPVYDKKELEGRSKIINNFMKNNDFAKRIQLYLHFLGKDPKEDVTEFLWNGIKITSNPVLLYKLLVFLLIISPLIIIFVNPGAGIFMLMLLLISNSMIYSSTKYKIYSEMMTFKYVLKLISCAKNIIKESDGNPEFDIERLKDLYNNTKIIRRNLNYLDYLSNSTGVADNLGITGFFSIIFLMEPIGFYEAANLINKHLKDLQELYIEIGKIDTYIALASYRASLKYCTEPQLTKSDVRFIKAEDIYHPLLKDPVPNSIEVRDRGILITGSNASGKSTFLKTIGINAIFAHTFYTVLAKSYSSNYFKILTSIGTLDNIIGGDSYFMVEAKSLKRIIDVIDDNVTVLCILDEIFRGTNTIERISAANEVLKYMIRRNCLVVAATHDIELTRLAADYYDNYHFEEEVNDKDIKFNYILKEGPSKSRNAIKILKLLGYPEEIYKNALDNTQKIL is encoded by the coding sequence GTGTTTAACAATGAGATGGTATTAGAGATTCTATATGTAATTTTAATAGGTGGAGGATTAATATTAGGCTTTGAGGTGAACACTTTATTTTTTCTATTACTTTTTGTAGCAATAATCCTTATTTTCATCATAAATAACTACAAAAAAACGGCAAAAATAAAAGAAATAAAAGAAAAGATTGAAGAACAATGGGGAAAAGAACATGTGGAAAAGCGAAACTTTGAGTTTATTAAAAAGCTATATGATATTCTTTTATTAGATAGTAGAAATTCTTCAAATATAGATGACATAACATGGAGAGATTTGGATATGGACTTTGTTTTTGGAAAACTTGATCATACCATGTCAAATCCAGGTCAGCAGTATCTATATAACCTTTTAAGAAACCCGGTTTATGACAAGAAAGAATTAGAGGGTAGAAGCAAAATTATAAATAATTTTATGAAAAATAATGATTTTGCAAAGAGAATTCAATTGTATCTTCATTTTCTTGGGAAAGATCCAAAAGAGGATGTTACAGAATTTTTGTGGAATGGCATAAAAATTACCAGCAATCCGGTACTTTTATATAAGCTTTTAGTATTTTTACTTATAATATCTCCTCTGATAATTATTTTTGTTAATCCCGGTGCAGGTATATTTATGTTAATGTTGCTGCTTATTTCTAATAGCATGATATATTCTAGTACAAAATACAAGATATATTCGGAAATGATGACATTTAAATATGTATTAAAACTTATATCCTGTGCAAAGAATATAATTAAAGAAAGCGACGGTAATCCAGAATTTGATATTGAAAGATTAAAAGATCTATACAACAATACGAAAATTATTAGACGAAACCTCAACTATCTAGATTATTTAAGCAACAGTACAGGGGTAGCTGACAATTTGGGTATAACAGGATTTTTTAGTATAATTTTTTTGATGGAGCCTATAGGCTTTTATGAAGCTGCTAATTTGATAAATAAGCATTTAAAAGATTTACAGGAGCTATATATTGAAATAGGCAAAATTGATACCTATATTGCTCTTGCTTCATATAGGGCAAGCTTAAAATATTGTACTGAGCCTCAACTTACAAAAAGTGATGTACGTTTCATAAAAGCGGAAGATATTTATCATCCTTTGCTTAAAGATCCTGTTCCAAATTCTATAGAAGTTAGGGATAGGGGTATATTAATTACAGGTTCAAATGCGTCCGGCAAGTCAACTTTTTTGAAAACAATAGGAATTAATGCGATTTTTGCACATACTTTTTATACAGTACTTGCAAAAAGCTATTCCTCTAATTACTTTAAAATATTAACTTCGATTGGAACGCTTGACAATATTATTGGTGGAGATAGTTATTTTATGGTTGAGGCTAAATCGCTAAAGAGGATAATTGATGTGATAGATGACAATGTCACAGTTTTATGTATTCTTGATGAAATTTTCAGGGGTACCAATACAATAGAGAGGATTAGTGCTGCCAATGAAGTGCTTAAATATATGATAAGAAGAAATTGCCTGGTTGTTGCTGCTACACATGATATAGAGCTTACAAGATTGGCAGCAGATTATTACGATAATTATCATTTTGAAGAAGAAGTCAATGACAAGGATATTAAATTCAATTATATATTGAAAGAAGGACCGTCAAAAAGCAGAAATGCAATAAAGATTTTAAAATTATTGGGATATCCAGAAGAAATATATAAAAACGCTTTAGACAATACTCAAAAGATTTTATGA
- a CDS encoding ABC transporter permease, translating into MRIFTIMLKEIKEILYDKQVMALMILLPIVLIGILGFAFSSTSDIKLRDIKVIYTDEGDTILSQGFDIFIKETDKMGVKFVEIKDVNKGISDIEKRKYDGYVFLKGKDITFYKNAHGDIKTEIAASMIDSFADTFKGMTAIASQNPAFLKNSGDINLNREFIKITSIDRKVKQTSFDYYSVTMLTLIILYGAMSGVFSIDMERTKKTGRRILASPIKKYEIFMGKVLGVTFSVFIQALIIVLFSKYIFGANWGKDIVTVFVIIISEIIFVVGLGVSLGFIIKNGAMAQGLLNGIIPFIAFLGGSYIPVKEMGSQFIEKLSNFSPITWTNTAIFNVILGGNYQYVPTALMVNLIPAAFFIVLSAYLFRREAF; encoded by the coding sequence ATGAGAATCTTTACCATAATGCTCAAAGAAATAAAAGAAATCCTTTATGACAAGCAAGTAATGGCACTCATGATACTATTGCCAATAGTTCTTATTGGAATTTTAGGTTTTGCGTTTTCGTCAACATCAGATATAAAATTAAGGGATATAAAAGTTATATATACAGATGAAGGAGATACAATACTTTCACAGGGTTTTGATATTTTCATTAAAGAAACTGATAAAATGGGAGTAAAATTTGTAGAAATAAAAGATGTCAACAAAGGAATAAGTGATATAGAAAAACGCAAATACGATGGTTATGTTTTTTTAAAAGGTAAAGATATAACTTTTTATAAGAATGCACATGGAGATATAAAAACGGAGATTGCAGCAAGTATGATTGACTCTTTTGCTGATACTTTTAAAGGAATGACAGCTATAGCTTCACAAAATCCTGCCTTTCTTAAAAATAGCGGCGATATAAATTTAAATAGAGAATTTATAAAAATAACCTCTATTGACAGAAAAGTTAAACAAACATCATTCGATTATTATTCTGTTACAATGCTTACTTTAATAATTTTATACGGTGCTATGAGTGGTGTATTTTCAATAGATATGGAAAGGACAAAAAAGACAGGGCGCAGAATATTAGCTTCTCCTATTAAGAAATATGAAATATTTATGGGGAAGGTGTTAGGGGTAACTTTTTCTGTTTTTATACAGGCCTTGATTATTGTTCTTTTTAGCAAATACATCTTCGGAGCTAATTGGGGAAAGGATATTGTAACAGTTTTTGTGATTATAATTAGTGAGATAATTTTTGTGGTGGGCTTGGGAGTGAGTTTGGGGTTTATTATAAAAAATGGAGCAATGGCACAAGGTTTACTAAACGGTATAATTCCTTTTATAGCCTTCTTAGGTGGTTCTTATATTCCTGTAAAAGAAATGGGAAGTCAATTTATTGAGAAACTTTCAAATTTTTCTCCAATTACATGGACAAATACAGCCATATTTAATGTGATATTGGGAGGCAATTATCAATATGTACCTACAGCCCTCATGGTAAATTTAATTCCTGCAGCTTTTTTCATAGTGTTGTCAGCTTACTTATTCAGAAGGGAGGCTTTTTAA
- a CDS encoding MFS transporter, producing MSFIAQVKFLPKEVKRFIATEALLGIGMGIFGLVLNLHLLALNVSPEQIGALNSVGTLVMGAAAIPAGFFANYIGRKRIFISGITLTGIGYGLFGLGESIGVFYLAQIIQFIGISFLITTEIQLLFSYAETNELETVSYSLLFAVFTLFSGVGTLLGGFIPNWFPYGNTKYQSSVYISAVLILVAALLRGILLPCVNNSFDKGKSKLLLSNIRIYQVFDKKILLIIFYLFLAGMAFSTIIPFQNVIVKFRMGWSDEYVSYLLTINGLILFFASMIMPWIINKFGTIKAYYYVYGMNLLFALILAFNNISVMMFSTIFLLRSGSFTLLNNMIESQTMSVVEEEKRDFFAGVKSLLRSIGSAIASYLAGYILENQNYTYPFLITFVILLVSLLYFAIFIKPIFIEKLNNSNFSFEEEIQKDVEGI from the coding sequence ATGTCGTTCATCGCCCAGGTTAAATTTTTGCCCAAAGAAGTAAAACGTTTTATAGCAACTGAAGCCTTATTGGGTATAGGAATGGGGATTTTTGGTTTAGTATTAAATTTGCATTTGCTTGCTTTAAACGTTTCTCCTGAACAAATAGGAGCTCTTAATTCTGTAGGAACTTTAGTGATGGGGGCAGCTGCTATTCCAGCAGGTTTTTTTGCTAATTATATTGGGAGAAAACGAATTTTTATATCAGGAATAACTCTTACAGGGATAGGATATGGGCTTTTTGGATTAGGGGAATCTATAGGAGTTTTTTATTTGGCACAGATTATACAATTTATAGGAATTTCCTTTTTGATTACAACAGAAATACAGCTTTTATTTTCATATGCTGAGACAAATGAATTGGAAACTGTAAGTTATAGCCTTTTATTTGCTGTTTTTACTCTATTTAGTGGAGTAGGTACGCTTTTGGGAGGCTTTATACCCAATTGGTTTCCATATGGTAATACAAAATATCAAAGTTCTGTGTATATATCAGCCGTGTTAATTTTAGTGGCGGCTTTATTAAGAGGGATTTTGTTGCCATGCGTAAACAATAGTTTTGATAAAGGTAAGAGTAAGTTGTTATTGTCAAATATTAGAATTTACCAAGTTTTTGATAAAAAAATTCTTTTAATTATTTTTTATCTTTTTTTGGCGGGTATGGCTTTTTCTACGATAATTCCTTTCCAAAACGTGATTGTGAAATTTCGGATGGGTTGGAGCGATGAATATGTCTCCTATTTGCTTACAATAAATGGGCTAATTTTGTTTTTTGCTTCTATGATAATGCCATGGATAATAAATAAATTTGGAACCATTAAAGCTTATTACTATGTATATGGGATGAATTTATTGTTTGCACTTATATTAGCCTTTAATAATATTTCTGTAATGATGTTTTCAACAATATTTTTACTAAGAAGTGGTAGTTTTACGCTTTTGAATAATATGATAGAAAGTCAAACAATGTCTGTTGTAGAGGAAGAAAAAAGGGATTTTTTTGCTGGAGTAAAATCACTTTTAAGGAGTATAGGATCAGCAATAGCCAGCTATTTAGCTGGCTATATCCTAGAAAATCAAAATTATACTTATCCCTTTCTAATTACGTTTGTAATACTATTAGTAAGTCTTTTGTATTTTGCTATATTTATTAAACCGATTTTTATTGAGAAGCTAAACAATAGTAACTTTTCTTTTGAAGAAGAAATTCAAAAAGATGTGGAAGGCATCTAG
- a CDS encoding ABC transporter ATP-binding protein gives MSEPLIEVKNLKKYFPIRGGILQRTIGYVKAVDGVTFTINKGETLSLVGESGCGKSTVGRTIIRLYDKTDGEVFYKSIPIHSLKKSELRKLRPKMQLVFQDPFSSLNPRLRVGDAIGEALLDHGLISKNELRDKVIETMEICGLAPYHIDRYPHEFSGGQRQRIGIARALILDPEFIVLDEPVSSLDVSIQAQIINLLMDLQEQKGLTYLFISHDLSVVEHISTRVAVMYLGSIVEMAARDELFAHPLHPYTQALLSAVPIPDPDLKRERIILEGDIPSPANPPKGCKFHTRCPLAKDICREQVPEYKDVGGGHFVACHLV, from the coding sequence ATGAGTGAACCTTTAATAGAAGTAAAAAACCTTAAAAAATACTTCCCAATACGAGGCGGTATTTTACAAAGGACGATAGGATATGTAAAAGCAGTAGATGGAGTGACATTCACTATAAATAAAGGTGAAACTTTAAGTCTTGTTGGCGAATCTGGTTGTGGTAAAAGCACAGTCGGGCGTACTATAATAAGGTTGTATGATAAAACTGACGGAGAAGTTTTTTACAAATCTATTCCTATTCACAGTCTCAAAAAAAGCGAGCTTAGAAAACTAAGACCTAAAATGCAATTGGTTTTCCAAGACCCCTTTAGCTCTTTAAACCCACGCCTTAGAGTAGGAGATGCCATAGGAGAAGCTCTTTTAGACCATGGCCTTATTTCTAAAAATGAATTGCGGGATAAAGTCATAGAAACAATGGAGATATGCGGATTAGCTCCGTACCATATAGACCGCTATCCTCACGAATTTTCTGGTGGTCAGCGTCAGAGAATAGGAATAGCTCGTGCACTCATTTTAGATCCTGAATTTATTGTGTTAGACGAACCTGTATCTTCTCTTGACGTATCAATACAAGCCCAAATAATCAACCTGCTTATGGATTTGCAAGAGCAAAAAGGGTTAACTTATTTGTTTATTTCTCACGATTTGAGTGTAGTAGAGCATATAAGCACAAGAGTTGCAGTAATGTATCTTGGGTCTATAGTTGAAATGGCAGCACGAGACGAACTTTTTGCACATCCACTTCACCCCTATACACAAGCCCTTTTGTCTGCCGTTCCAATTCCAGACCCAGACTTAAAAAGAGAAAGAATAATCTTAGAAGGAGATATCCCAAGCCCTGCGAATCCACCAAAAGGATGCAAATTCCACACAAGATGCCCACTTGCTAAAGACATTTGTAGAGAACAAGTACCAGAATACAAAGATGTAGGAGGAGGGCATTTCGTAGCTTGCCATTTGGTATAG
- a CDS encoding ABC transporter ATP-binding protein codes for MKIVKMKEVIKRFGDVIALDNVNLEIEEGEIYGLLGPNGAGKTTAISIICGLISFDRGEVYVFDKDIRKDAEFIKKNIGIVPQDVAIYGDLTAYENVKFFASLYGLRGKELKESVEMALEFVGLSDKAKEVPNKFSGGMKRRLNIACAIAHRPKLIIMDEPTVGIDPQSRNHILESVKKLNEMGSTIIYTSHYMEEVEAICTRISIMDHGKVIAEGTKEELTSMVTDVNTVYIEIGSIDGIKEEELKGIKGVKAVEIRDSTIKITSLKDVSNFDDIIHYFISKNIPIRNLRNEIPDLETVFLTLTGRKLRD; via the coding sequence ATGAAGATAGTTAAAATGAAGGAGGTAATAAAAAGGTTTGGTGATGTTATAGCTTTAGACAATGTAAATTTAGAAATAGAAGAAGGAGAAATTTACGGTCTATTAGGTCCTAATGGGGCAGGGAAGACGACAGCTATAAGCATAATCTGCGGACTGATAAGTTTTGACAGGGGTGAAGTCTATGTTTTTGACAAAGACATACGTAAAGATGCTGAATTTATAAAGAAAAATATAGGTATTGTTCCTCAGGATGTTGCTATTTATGGAGATTTAACGGCCTATGAAAATGTAAAGTTTTTTGCAAGTCTTTATGGACTTAGGGGAAAAGAGCTAAAAGAAAGTGTAGAGATGGCATTAGAGTTTGTAGGTCTTTCAGATAAAGCGAAAGAAGTACCAAATAAATTTTCAGGTGGTATGAAAAGAAGGCTAAATATTGCCTGTGCCATTGCCCATAGACCTAAATTGATAATAATGGATGAACCTACAGTAGGTATAGACCCTCAATCGAGGAATCACATTTTGGAATCTGTTAAAAAGTTAAATGAAATGGGTAGTACAATTATTTACACAAGTCACTATATGGAGGAAGTAGAGGCTATCTGCACGCGGATTTCTATAATGGACCATGGCAAGGTTATAGCTGAAGGAACAAAGGAAGAACTCACTTCAATGGTTACAGATGTGAATACAGTTTATATTGAAATTGGCTCAATTGATGGAATAAAAGAGGAGGAATTGAAAGGAATAAAGGGTGTAAAAGCTGTTGAGATAAGAGATAGCACGATAAAGATAACAAGCTTAAAAGATGTGAGCAATTTTGATGATATAATCCACTATTTTATTTCAAAAAACATACCAATACGTAACCTAAGAAACGAAATTCCCGATTTGGAGACAGTTTTTCTTACCCTGACAGGAAGAAAATTGAGAGATTAG
- a CDS encoding REP-associated tyrosine transposase produces the protein MPRKSRVKSKSGYYHVMLRGNEKKNIFRSDEDKKRFIEILAEKKLGGKFYLTAFCLMSNHVHLMIKEGNEDLSSSIKRIAGIYASYFNKKYDRTGHLFQDRFRSEPVEDESYVIALVRYIHQNPVKAGLVKKVSDYKWSSYSCYLSDNDEMCQIVDTDLILGIFSDDKKKAIEQFKKYMEQTEGTEVFIDIEEEKMSTEEAKELFKEMAMEFGIKDIENLEIKKRKEWHDLIKKYREKTGLSIKDIASIAGVTRYSIHKILKEKGKA, from the coding sequence ATGCCTAGAAAGTCAAGAGTTAAAAGCAAGAGCGGGTATTATCATGTGATGTTGCGGGGAAATGAAAAGAAAAATATATTCAGAAGTGATGAGGATAAAAAGCGCTTTATAGAAATATTGGCAGAGAAAAAGCTAGGCGGGAAGTTTTATTTAACTGCTTTTTGTCTTATGAGCAACCACGTTCATTTGATGATCAAGGAAGGCAATGAGGATTTGTCAAGTTCTATCAAGAGGATTGCAGGAATTTATGCTTCTTATTTTAATAAAAAATACGATAGGACAGGTCATTTATTTCAGGATAGGTTTAGAAGTGAGCCAGTTGAAGATGAGAGTTACGTTATAGCATTAGTAAGATACATTCATCAGAATCCGGTAAAAGCGGGGCTAGTGAAAAAAGTTTCTGATTATAAGTGGAGCAGTTATAGCTGTTATCTTAGCGATAATGATGAAATGTGTCAAATTGTAGATACAGACTTGATTTTAGGTATTTTCTCTGATGATAAAAAGAAAGCTATAGAACAGTTTAAGAAATATATGGAGCAGACAGAAGGCACTGAAGTTTTTATCGACATTGAAGAAGAAAAAATGAGTACGGAAGAAGCCAAAGAGTTATTTAAAGAAATGGCGATGGAATTTGGGATTAAAGATATAGAAAATCTGGAAATTAAAAAACGTAAAGAATGGCATGACTTAATAAAAAAATACAGAGAAAAAACCGGACTTTCAATTAAAGATATTGCTTCTATTGCTGGGGTGACTAGGTATAGTATACATAAGATTTTGAAAGAAAAAGGCAAAGCCTGA
- the argS gene encoding arginine--tRNA ligase: protein MENIIQKVKDEIKDMVTTAIKNSVKEGLMNIEVIPEIEIEEPKEKQHGDLAINTAMVIAKQAKMPPKKIAEIIVSKMDPSNTFIEKIEIAGPGFINFFLKDKFLEETLKLVYERGKDYGRVNIGNGKKVQVEFVSANPTGPMHMGNARGGALGDALAAVLDYAGYDVTREFYINDAGNQIEKFGYSLEARYLQLLGIPAEVPEGGYQGEDIIDRAREFLEIYGDKYKDVPSEVRRKALIDYGLKKNLEKIKEDLALYGIEYDVWFSEQSLYDSGEVYKVIEELKQKGYTYEKDGALWFKMTLFGAEKDDVLVRTNGFPTYLASDIAYHKNKFITRGFDWVINVWGADHHGHVAPMKGAMQALGIDPDRLDVVLMQLVKLIEGGQVVKMSKRTGRMVTLRDLIDEVGKDAARFFFNMRSADSSIDFDLDLAKEQSNENPVFYVQYAHARICSIIRQLEEEGVKIDNIDEVDLSLLKEEEEKELIKKLAYFPEEITIAAKTLAPHRITRYILDVASLFHSFYNSHRVKGVEEDLMKARFVLILAVKTVIKNALDILKITAPERM from the coding sequence TTGGAAAACATTATACAAAAAGTAAAAGATGAAATAAAAGACATGGTGACTACCGCTATTAAGAATTCTGTAAAAGAAGGTTTGATGAATATAGAGGTTATTCCAGAGATAGAAATAGAGGAGCCAAAAGAAAAACAACATGGTGACCTTGCAATAAACACAGCGATGGTAATAGCAAAGCAGGCTAAAATGCCCCCTAAGAAAATTGCGGAAATCATTGTTTCAAAAATGGACCCTTCAAATACTTTTATAGAAAAGATTGAAATTGCAGGACCTGGCTTTATCAATTTCTTTTTGAAGGATAAATTTTTGGAAGAAACTTTAAAGCTCGTTTATGAACGAGGAAAAGATTATGGACGTGTAAATATAGGAAATGGCAAGAAAGTGCAAGTGGAATTTGTATCGGCAAATCCGACGGGTCCTATGCATATGGGAAACGCAAGAGGTGGTGCTTTGGGAGATGCCTTGGCGGCAGTACTTGACTATGCAGGATACGATGTTACAAGAGAATTTTATATAAACGACGCAGGAAATCAAATAGAAAAATTTGGATATTCCCTTGAGGCAAGATACCTGCAATTATTGGGTATACCAGCTGAAGTGCCCGAAGGTGGCTACCAAGGAGAGGACATAATAGATAGAGCGAGAGAATTTTTAGAAATATACGGAGATAAATATAAAGATGTGCCATCAGAAGTGAGAAGAAAGGCACTCATAGATTATGGACTTAAGAAAAATTTAGAAAAAATAAAAGAGGATTTAGCTCTTTACGGGATAGAATATGACGTGTGGTTTTCTGAGCAATCTCTTTATGACAGCGGAGAAGTGTATAAAGTAATTGAAGAGCTTAAGCAAAAAGGATACACTTATGAAAAAGACGGGGCTTTGTGGTTTAAAATGACATTATTTGGCGCAGAAAAAGACGATGTATTAGTTAGGACCAATGGATTTCCTACATATCTCGCTTCTGACATAGCCTATCACAAAAATAAATTTATAACTCGCGGATTTGACTGGGTTATAAATGTGTGGGGGGCAGATCACCACGGCCATGTTGCTCCTATGAAAGGAGCGATGCAGGCACTTGGTATAGACCCTGATAGGCTTGATGTTGTTTTAATGCAGCTTGTGAAACTCATAGAGGGCGGTCAAGTTGTTAAAATGTCCAAAAGGACAGGCAGAATGGTGACACTACGAGATCTGATAGATGAAGTAGGGAAAGATGCAGCGCGGTTTTTCTTCAACATGAGGTCTGCAGACAGTTCCATTGATTTTGACCTTGACCTAGCTAAAGAACAGTCAAATGAAAACCCTGTCTTTTATGTCCAGTATGCCCATGCGAGGATTTGCTCCATAATAAGGCAGTTAGAAGAAGAGGGTGTAAAGATAGATAATATAGATGAAGTAGATTTAAGCCTTTTAAAAGAAGAAGAGGAAAAAGAATTAATTAAAAAATTGGCATATTTCCCTGAAGAAATTACTATTGCTGCAAAGACATTGGCACCCCACAGAATTACGAGGTACATACTTGATGTAGCATCGCTTTTCCATTCTTTTTATAACAGCCATAGAGTAAAAGGCGTAGAAGAAGATTTGATGAAAGCAAGGTTTGTGCTCATATTAGCAGTAAAGACTGTTATAAAGAACGCTTTAGATATATTGAAAATAACAGCACCAGAGAGAATGTAA